The genomic stretch GCGTGATTTACAGCTGCCGGAAGAATAACATTAATTAGTTAGccgtgtgaatgttgagtttaccttcagCTTCACCTTCGTTTTAGTGCAGCTTCTGATGGTTACAGACCTGACGACTGAAATCTGCACTCATTTCGTCTGAAGACATATTTTGTATGTCTTTGTATGTCTGTATTTTGAAGACATACAAAAAACTGTCGGAGACGctcgaagaagctcaaaatgaactccttTTACATCCGTGACTTCTACAAAATATAGACTTCTCAtcgtagctacgttatgtgtacagTACATATTTGTGTTACAGTAACTATTTTACCCTTCAACACTATTGTCTTTCAACCTTACGTGGAAGGCACCATTTGAATCCCTACTGagttgcaaaaatatttattcccaTTCAGAACCTAATTTCTTTTAGCAATTTCCTTTTTTCCATATGAATTCTTGAATTATGCATCAGAATATCTTGGCAGTGCTACACAAAGCCCGTTTGAACTGTATCTTTGGATTTACAATGCTTAGTAACATTACAGGAAATTTAGTACCCAAACCCTTCATTTTCACCATTTAATACCatttgccaatggcgtagtgtagtgggtacaacgattatcgcaagacaactggatcaagcaacgtcgaccGTGGTTGCTGCTTCGATGGgtgtggccgctgagcgatcatgtctttgcaagcagcccgcctcccagaccaggttaagtgttagagaggggctcttagtcctaacttcgcctgggaAAATAAAGCatcttttctttactttacttttttaatacctTTGGCCTTTAATACATGTGAAAGCTTTATCTTCATTGATCACCCCCCATTTCTGAATCGATGAGAGTAATTATATGAATTAGCGGCgttctaattctaattttttaatcgCATCACAGGGTTAAGTTGTTAAGCCACTATATGTACATAAGAcacatttatagattttattttattttcttaaaatgtgcACTTGTCCTGACATTATCGTTCATGGCAAATATTAAAGACAGCATTGATTTAATGACAAAGTAAAAAGCTAGGATGGAAACAACGACGGTGACCACAGCCGTCACGAAGATGTCCACGAGGTAACGACGATACCATGGCATCAGCGACGACGCAGGACGAAGATGCAGAGCTCCGCCATGTCTTAGGACGTACTCCACCCAGAATACCACCCTGTCTGCAGGAGAGGTCGGCTGGTCCCGGTATATACGTGATAGTCTCACCATGTTATCCTTGTATCTGGACAATACAAACAGAATATCTATCAAGTATAGTTGATACCATGGCAGCAATGCTGAGGCCGGACGAAGATGGTGAGCTCTGGCATGTATCAGGACGTACTCCACCCAGAACACCAGACTGTCTGTAGGAGAGGTTGGCTGGTCCCGGTATATATGTGATAGTCTCGCCATGTTATCCTTGTATCTGGACAATACAAACAGAATATCTATCAAGTACAGTTGATAACACGGCAGCAATGCTGAGGCAGGACGAAGATGGTGAGCTCTGGCATGTATCAGGACGTACTCCACCCTGAACACCAGCCTGTCTGCAGGAGAGGTTGGTTGGTCCCGGTATAAATGTGATAGTCTAGCCATGTTATCCTTGTATCTGGacaatacaaacataatatatatcaAGTACAGCTGATAACACGGCAGCAATGCTGAGGCAGGACGAAGATGGTGAGCTCCGCCATGCCTCAGAAGGTACTCCACCCAGAATACCAGTCTGTCTGCAGGAGAGGTCGGCTGGTCCCGGTATAAATGTGATAGTCTAGCCATGTTATCCTTGTATCTGGACAATACAAACAGAATATATACCAAGACTAGATGATTCTACATTACTGAAGCGGGACGAAGAGCTACGCCATGCCCCAGGCAGCATGGCTGGTTCTACAGCAGCAATGTTAAGACAGGACGAAGATGCCAGGCCTCAGGACGTACTCCACCCAGAACACCAGCCTGTCTGCAGGATATGACGGCTGGTCCCGATATGTGATAGTCTAGCCATGTTATCCTTGTATCTGGACAGAACATTCTTAGTAATGAAAAGAATATAAGCTGATATGGATCATATTCTACCATTTCCAAACCCAATCTCCAAACTGTGATTCGGCTCTTACTCGGTAAATAACTCAAATGGCCCTCTCTTATCATTCCGTCCCAATATGTCTGACCCTCATCTTCTTCTCTATTGATTTTGCTTTGCCTCTAAATTCTTAAGGTGATCATCAATATGCTTTAGAGGCAAGGACAACTTACGAACCCATCAATACAGGCTGACGTTATCTCGACACCTGCCGCTACAAGTTGGTGTCCGACCAATCAATAAGCTCTCTGAGCGCACCGAACCTTCCAGCAaggaaaatcaatttaaaactcgtctcaaatgtcTTGTGCTGTCCTAATCTCTGTTGATCTATTCATGACTAACCCCTAGAATGTCTGGAAGTAGTGAATTTGAAGTCAATACGATTGTGTTTGAGAGAATGTGAgaagtgaatgtttgaatttgtgTGAGTGTCTAGATAAGAGACTGCctttttgataaaaatcattaAGTACTTTATAGTGCCTTCTTAAAACCGTATCGTGTTATTCTTCGACCTCTCCCTCCGTGCGAAAACTCTTTTGttagaaaggtcatagagacttaGAACTTTGTATATAGTTCCTCTTAGTCTAAGGAAGAATCCTATTGTTCTGAGAACAAAAATATCATAGAACAGTCCGtccgtccgtctgtgtgataactcaaTCGTTACGTTCGGTCTTCCTTTGGTACTTCGTTATATCAGTTTATTACCAATTGCGAGACAATCTAGCGTTGTGAATTGTAatgcaataacaaattattattattgtttcctcTTCTTCGTCTACTATCTCACACAATGGCGCGCTGTCTTGGGGTAAGACCAGAACTAAAAACTTCAACGCTCGAACTTTATAAGACATGAGCATTCGATTGGGTGTCATATTCACTCACAAAGTCCCATGACAGGTTCAGCGTCAAATATTCTAATTTGAACAAATGGGTCTCAATAATtccaaaactaaaatacatttggTTGTTATAAATGTATCCCACGAGAATAGtattaattacacaaaaatatgtaacatttaataCTCTGGAGGCAGTAGTTGATATACCACACAACTAACAattgattaaatttcatttaaatagtcATTATATACCCCGtagtatttaaaatcttattcGGTTTAGATATATcgtgaaaaataacaattttatcgATCGTTCCATAATTTTAGTTGGAGGTTTGAATTTTTCCACAAAGCCTTAATGTAAGACGAGTGTAACATCAGAGGAATGGATCATACTTACTTAGATGATGATAATACTGTTGTTACGGCAGAATAAAATGTGTCTTCTGAAAGCTCGTCGAAGTTGATCTTAACTCCAATCTCTTGACTCTCGTAAAATTTGGCATTCATTCGTTGATCTCCCAGGAAAGGAATGCAGATCACGGGGACTCCGGCATTAATAACTTCGTGCTGACTCATCATCCCTCCGTGAGTCACAAACAATACTACGTTAGGATGAGCTGGAATAGATGCAATACTGTTAGGTAATTCCTTACGTGCTGTGTCCCTATATCTATGAATAgaaggtgtccaaaaagtcccgagATTGATATagttttcttaaacatttaagATATAGCTATAAAACCTAAAGTTAATAAACGGGCAACTGAGTTAGAAATGGCAGCCCATTAAAGCCACAATCAGTCGCAAATAACTATATTTGTTAAGCCATTTCATCTTCATAGCATAGCTCATTTTCCTTGTTTGAccacttaaatataaaagttacatgTTCAAAacccatatgattgtactcagattgtttacaaTTTGATTCATTCaactattttctcattgccaccaTGGGTACCAATAAGACCTtatgtaaaagtattcgctaacACAGCTAAATCTCATAGAGTTACATGCACCATCGTcgaattcattgttttaaatatatagaacagACAGACAGTTAGATAGACAGAtagaaatagaatttttaaagtcTCTTGAGTGAAaggtttcgctaaagctcacCTAATTAGAGACTCGTTTGGGGTAATATCAATCAATGCCCGAGTAAAGTACCAACACCAAAGCATTGAATTATTGGCATCTGTTCTGAACCGAATAAGTAAACTTAAAAcaggttattaattttaaaacattaagctCAAGTAAATCTTGTACATTTTTCTAACCAAGTTCGACAGAGGATTCATTATCAGGAgctaaaaacgaaaaaaaaactgcattagCCACTAAAGTCGTCTATTTTAATGTAAACCCGGTTTCCAAAAAATCTTCACAAACACAGTTCATGACTAAATTTTAATCTTCTGGTGATGGCATCATCTGCCGAAATCTGCAAAGACCTCTCTAAATCTTACTTGTCCTGAATGTTGACGGAAGATAAGATAAGATCTTGCTTTAAGTTGACAATGTGAAAATTAATCAGTTGTTAGATCCACAAGTTGCCTTTAAAGTGCAGTGTTTGTTTCTTCTACGAGGCAGCTAATTATAAATACTGAGTATATCTTAATGGCTGGCTACATTACTTTATCTTTTTCAATGAAACTTCTAAACACTACATGAAATCATAAAGGTTACCTAGAACATCTTGCTGAGGAGTCCAATCggatgtaaatattttaccagGCAGCTTCGCGAAATTGCTTTTTGTTTTCCACAATACCTTGTAGGGCAGTCTGCGGAAAGCGTTGATGAAGTTGTCGAAGAACTGTTGAGGAAGAAGATTGTCAGGAAGGATTGAGCCAAGGCTTAAGTAAATAACGCCTCGTTTCCCGTCGTCTAGGAATTCCTTCATAACCTGCAGCAACCACAAAATATGATTTGAATGTAGGTTTAGTCAGATAAATCATCATTACTAAAGGACGATTTGTAGGAATATTCTAAAATGATGTCAAGCCTACCTGCGGTAAAGGCTTCCGTTCCGAAGATAGGTGGATTCCTCCAACTGCGACCATGTTGAGTGTGTAGGGCCGGCTGTAGTGCACATAGGGGTTGATGTTGTTGACGAACAGCGATATGTTGTGTAGTTGCTCTATCAAGGGTGGCATTGAAGGGTCCTTGAACATCGATCTCGCAAAGGCTTCTTGACCGGGCAAGTACTGAGAGTAGTAATAGTGAAGAGAAGTTGTTGCTGAGTACACGTTCAGAATCCTCTCATAGAAGGACATTCGGTTAGAAAACGATAAGGGGTAGTCCGGTATGTATCCTAATGCTAGAGAATTTCCTGAAACGGCGTTTATTGGACTGAAAGCTCCAAACGTGTGAAGGTTTATTACCGGCGCATTAAATCTGTGCCCAAACGCAAGCAATGCCTCCTGGGCAAAGATTGCTTCAAGGACTACCAAGTCGAACTTTTCATCTGACTCGATGAGGTTTGTTATGTTCTGGTTATGTAAGAGGTTTTCCAGAATCGTCATGCTGAAATCCCATAGGAACTTTGCACCTTTGGCTGAAGATGTGTGCATTATTTCCTCTAGCATTTTCAAAGAATCTagaaacaaaacaagaaataacTTATAAACCAGCTTTCAATCACAGCGCGTTTAAATATTTCCTTAGTACTTTTCTTACATTTGCTACAAAAAAACTTCGATTGATTGTGATTGGTAAATCAGTGGCAATATCAAAGATTAACTTTTGTATCACATAATAATCTCCGTGATAACCCAGTTAGCCATACAAATAACTTGCTAAGaagctaaattaaataaaaggtcACCAAAGATGACATCAATAAAGTAATTCTTATACATGgagttatttcaaaattgttacttatttgtgtatatttaaatgttatctgATGCTGTGttcatgtggaattttgctcaaAAGTATGAATGTGGTTGAAGTGTTTTAAGTACACACGTTTCTTGATAATATTGCACAGTAATATCAACATACTGCAAtcgatataatatataatactattacttccgattatattattgttatacatgTTAAGGCTCGTACGTGGTAGATTAACCTCAAATGTAAAGACACTTGTTTATTTATCTACAgttctcaatttatttattcttatttaaagtaaagtaaagtaaagatgtcttattttaccaggcgaagttagggctaagaagccctctctaacacttaacctggggaccaacggcttaaaggtgacttccgaaccactaccaatggttggacaggcgggctgcttgcaaggacaggatcgctcagcgtcACCCATCCTAgcaacagccacgctcgacgttgcttgatccgcttatcttgcgataaccgttgtaccttttacactacgccattggcgtATTAAATGTGTTACATTGTGTATTCAATGTAAAAGTTCCTAATCATTCAGTTTAGTACTGTAAGATTCACAAATGTAACTTACTTATTATATCGCTTGCATAGGGAACATCTAGGAGAATGTCTGTGTAGTTGGTCATCTTTTCCTCCAAAGGATACGGAGAGTAGTTGACGACCTGATGTCCTCTGGCAGCCAGAGCCTTAAGGACTCCTTGGAACATGTTCTGGTGGCTTCTACTGCCGATTGGTAACACTGCGAGGATGCGGGCACTCATCGCACAGTTGGCAACAATGGCGATAAACAGACATGACAGCAGCTGCCTCATATTCCAACTGGAACATAACCTATAAAGTTTGTTTCATGATTTTCTTCGTTATTGGAAATCCTAAGCTATATGAGCACGACTCTAAGAGCTTCCGGCCAATTCATACTTTTGACTTCTGAAAATGTATGAATACATGACCTCTGGAGCTCTTCGCCTGTTGGAGCGATCCCAAACTTTAGGAAGTCCGTTCCTCTGGGATTATGATAATCCATCCATTCTTTAAAGCTCTTGGCTTATGGGAATACACACCGTCTAGAAGGTCTTATCATTTAGAAGATTtaagcttatttaatttttaggtcCTTCGAAATCTCCAATTATTTATAAGTGCTTCCATCATCTCAGAGCTACTTCTGGCTTTCAGTCTCTAGGAGCTCTCAATCTGTGACATTTCCATTCTCTAAAAGCCCTGCTCTCTTAAGACACGCAACTTTTACAAGTTTAGGACCTGTGAAATTATTTGAACTCCTAGAACTTTTTAGGTTTCatagtttcattattaaataaatgtgtatatattatgcacagttttttttaatccaCAAAAATCATTTCGAGAACAATTAAAATAGTCGTTACGGCTCAGTTGGAAGTAGTAGGTAGATTatgtgataattaaaatattattaatttatttccatgtGATATACTGTATCAGTTTCTTTAAAACTgttcaatatacaaaaaaatagtcTATACAAAAAGTTTgggaaatgttataagcattccagaaaaCTTGATATTTCTGGAAAACTTTCAATTTATAATCAAcggagttatgattttttttaaagtttgaatggcTACCATATTGATATGAATTGGTGTACCAAACTGGACAACGAATTTcgaatttcttattttttataagatacaattttttatagaatattgattttcttcttcttctttaactGTTAGCTCTGGCTAATAGGTTTCGTGAAATCCCATGCCGCCTCAACGTACTATTTGATT from Homalodisca vitripennis isolate AUS2020 chromosome 2, UT_GWSS_2.1, whole genome shotgun sequence encodes the following:
- the LOC124353657 gene encoding UDP-glycosyltransferase UGT5-like isoform X2, which translates into the protein MRQLLSCLFIAIVANCAMSARILAVLPIGSRSHQNMFQGVLKALAARGHQVVNYSPYPLEEKMTNYTDILLDVPYASDIINSLKMLEEIMHTSSAKGAKFLWDFSMTILENLLHNQNITNLIESDEKFDLVVLEAIFAQEALLAFGHRFNAPVINLHTFGAFSPINAVSGNSLALGYIPDYPLSFSNRMSFYERILNVYSATTSLHYYYSQYLPGQEAFARSMFKDPSMPPLIEQLHNISLFVNNINPYVHYSRPYTLNMVAVGGIHLSSERKPLPQVMKEFLDDGKRGVIYLSLGSILPDNLLPQQFFDNFINAFRRLPYKVLWKTKSNFAKLPGKIFTSDWTPQQDVLAHPNVVLFVTHGGMMSQHEVINAGVPVICIPFLGDQRMNAKFYESQEIGVKINFDELSEDTFYSAVTTVLSSSKYKDNMARLSHIGTSRHILQTGWCSGWSTS
- the LOC124353657 gene encoding UDP-glycosyltransferase UGT5-like isoform X1, whose protein sequence is MRQLLSCLFIAIVANCAMSARILAVLPIGSRSHQNMFQGVLKALAARGHQVVNYSPYPLEEKMTNYTDILLDVPYASDIINSLKMLEEIMHTSSAKGAKFLWDFSMTILENLLHNQNITNLIESDEKFDLVVLEAIFAQEALLAFGHRFNAPVINLHTFGAFSPINAVSGNSLALGYIPDYPLSFSNRMSFYERILNVYSATTSLHYYYSQYLPGQEAFARSMFKDPSMPPLIEQLHNISLFVNNINPYVHYSRPYTLNMVAVGGIHLSSERKPLPQVMKEFLDDGKRGVIYLSLGSILPDNLLPQQFFDNFINAFRRLPYKVLWKTKSNFAKLPGKIFTSDWTPQQDVLAHPNVVLFVTHGGMMSQHEVINAGVPVICIPFLGDQRMNAKFYESQEIGVKINFDELSEDTFYSAVTTVLSSSKYKDNMVRLSRIYRDQPTSPADRVVFWVEYVLRHGGALHLRPASSLMPWYRRYLVDIFVTAVVTVVVSILAFYFVIKSMLSLIFAMNDNVRTSAHFKKIK